A single region of the Nocardioides aquaticus genome encodes:
- a CDS encoding inositol-3-phosphate synthase: MGSVRVAIVGVGNCATSLVQGVEYYKDADRGAVVPGLMHVVFGEYHVSDVEFVAAFDVDDMKVGKDLSEAINASQNNTIKITDVPTLGVEVQRGPTLDGLGKYYRQTISESAAEPVDVVSVLRETQADVLVSYLPVGSEEADKFYAQCAIDAGVAFVNALPVFIASDPVWAKKFEDAGVPIVGDDIKSQVGATITHRVMAKLFEDRGVALDRTFQLNVGGNMDFKNMLERERLESKKVSKTQAVTSNLEGELKDKIDDRNVHIGPSDYVPWLDDRKWAYVRLEGRAFGDVPLNLEYKLEVWDSPNSAGIIIDAVRAAKIAKDRGQGGPVLSASSYLMKSPPVQLNDEEGRRRVEAFIKGTD; encoded by the coding sequence ATGGGATCGGTTCGAGTAGCCATCGTGGGCGTGGGCAACTGCGCCACGTCCCTGGTCCAGGGAGTCGAGTACTACAAGGACGCGGACCGCGGGGCAGTCGTCCCCGGCCTCATGCACGTCGTCTTCGGTGAGTACCACGTCTCCGACGTCGAGTTCGTCGCCGCGTTCGACGTCGACGACATGAAGGTCGGCAAGGACCTGTCCGAGGCGATCAACGCCTCGCAGAACAACACCATCAAGATCACCGACGTCCCGACCCTCGGCGTCGAGGTCCAGCGCGGCCCGACCCTGGACGGTCTCGGCAAGTACTACCGCCAGACCATCTCCGAGTCCGCTGCCGAGCCGGTCGACGTGGTCTCCGTGCTCCGCGAGACCCAGGCCGACGTCCTGGTCTCCTACCTGCCGGTGGGCTCGGAGGAGGCGGACAAGTTCTACGCACAGTGCGCCATCGACGCGGGCGTCGCCTTCGTCAACGCGCTGCCGGTCTTCATCGCCTCCGACCCCGTGTGGGCCAAGAAGTTCGAGGACGCGGGCGTCCCGATCGTCGGCGACGACATCAAGAGCCAGGTCGGCGCCACCATCACGCACCGCGTGATGGCCAAGCTGTTCGAGGACCGCGGCGTGGCGCTCGACCGGACGTTCCAGCTGAACGTCGGCGGCAACATGGACTTCAAGAACATGCTCGAGCGCGAGCGCCTGGAGTCCAAGAAGGTCTCCAAGACCCAGGCCGTCACCTCGAACCTCGAGGGCGAGCTCAAGGACAAGATCGACGACCGCAACGTCCACATCGGTCCCTCGGACTACGTCCCGTGGCTCGACGACCGCAAGTGGGCCTACGTGCGCCTCGAGGGTCGCGCGTTCGGCGACGTCCCCCTCAACCTCGAGTACAAGCTCGAGGTCTGGGACTCCCCGAACTCCGCCGGCATCATCATCGACGCGGTCCGCGCGGCCAAGATCGCCAAGGACCGCGGCCAGGGCGGCCCCGTGCTGTCGGCCTCGTCCTACCTGATGAAGTCCCCGCCGGTGCAGCTCAACGACGAGGAGGGCCGCCGACGCGTCGAGGCCTTCATCAAGGGCACCGACTAG
- a CDS encoding FUSC family protein codes for MSTHGQDVTTAEVGRRTPHVWSTTWWRERLHDAVFWTDVTQLAKTVLAATLAWVLATSVFRLEQAFLAPWAALLVVNSTVYRTLSQGGRQVAATVLGVLVASAAGQALGLDVASVAVAMAVGLAIGSVALLEGQETTVAATALVVLTTGFSDDDSVLLARLLDTGVGIGVGIGVNLLVWPPLRRRTAIAAMDAIDDAIGGLLVDMADGVRRGVTTQDATAWVERTRDLDDDLDAAWALVRQARESARLNPRRSARGWRDPAAWHSLLKRMEQAIAECRSLARTLSLGVESGSEWDDGFRVRFVTLLHESGKAVEDADHQPLVELRERLDVFVDDLTEAGLPARLWPEYGGVLTNLRNVLNAMDEVARANPLGQPPLPFRLRRAAEQAQPR; via the coding sequence GTGAGCACCCACGGGCAGGACGTGACCACCGCGGAGGTCGGTCGGCGCACCCCGCACGTCTGGTCCACGACCTGGTGGCGCGAACGGTTGCACGACGCCGTGTTCTGGACCGACGTCACCCAGCTGGCCAAGACCGTCCTGGCCGCGACCCTGGCCTGGGTGCTGGCCACCAGCGTCTTCCGGCTGGAGCAGGCCTTCCTGGCCCCGTGGGCGGCGCTGCTGGTGGTCAACTCCACCGTCTACCGGACGCTGTCGCAGGGCGGGCGGCAGGTCGCCGCCACCGTGTTGGGCGTGCTGGTCGCCTCGGCCGCCGGCCAGGCGCTGGGCCTGGACGTGGCCAGCGTCGCGGTCGCGATGGCCGTGGGCCTGGCGATCGGGTCGGTGGCCCTGCTCGAGGGCCAGGAGACCACCGTGGCCGCCACGGCCCTGGTCGTGCTCACCACCGGGTTCTCCGACGACGACAGCGTCCTGCTGGCCCGGCTGCTCGACACCGGGGTCGGGATCGGGGTCGGCATCGGGGTGAACCTGCTGGTCTGGCCGCCGCTGCGACGACGGACCGCGATCGCGGCGATGGACGCCATCGACGACGCGATCGGCGGCCTGCTGGTCGACATGGCCGACGGGGTGCGGCGCGGAGTGACGACGCAGGACGCCACGGCGTGGGTGGAGCGCACCCGCGACCTCGACGACGACCTCGACGCCGCCTGGGCGCTGGTGCGCCAGGCCCGCGAGAGCGCCCGGCTGAACCCGCGCCGCTCGGCACGCGGCTGGCGCGACCCCGCCGCGTGGCACTCGTTGCTGAAGCGGATGGAGCAGGCGATCGCGGAGTGCCGCAGCCTGGCCCGGACGCTGTCCCTCGGCGTCGAGAGCGGCTCGGAGTGGGACGACGGCTTCCGGGTCCGGTTCGTGACGCTGCTGCACGAGAGCGGCAAGGCGGTCGAGGACGCCGACCACCAGCCGCTGGTGGAGCTCCGCGAGCGGCTGGACGTCTTCGTCGACGACCTCACCGAGGCCGGGCTGCCGGCCCGCCTGTGGCCGGAGTACGGCGGGGTGCTGACCAACCTGCGCAACGTGCTGAACGCGATGGACGAGGTGGCACGGGCCAACCCGCTCGGCCAGCCCCCGCTGCCGTTCCGGCTCCGCCGCGCCGCCGAGCAGGCCCAGCCGAGATGA
- a CDS encoding CCA tRNA nucleotidyltransferase produces the protein MVEVQRTADAELDRLRPVLDGLGKAFEDAGHELALVGGPVRDAMLGRAHTDLDLTTSALPDETERILERWGDVTWDVGRAFGTIGCRKGPWQVEVTTYRTDAYDADSRKPDVAYGDTLAGDLGRRDFTVNAMAVRWPGRAFEDPYGGIVDLADRVLRTPVTPEQSFSDDPLRMMRAARFASQLGFDVAPEVVAAMTAMADRIEIVSAERVRDELVKTICGRWPRRGLSLLVETGLADRVLPELPALARERDEHQRHKDVYEHTLTVLEQSIELEERLPGGGPDLVSRLAALMHDVGKPRTRKFLDDGTVTFHHHDVVGAKLTRKRMKALRFSNDDTDAVTQLVELHLRFHGYGSGEWTDSAVRRYVRDAGDQLERLHVLTRADCTTRNQRKAARLRRTYDDLEERIARLSEEEELASLRPDLDGNQIMEVLGIGPGREVGLAYRHLLDLRLEEGPKSPEEARAALQSWWADQQRPDDQARG, from the coding sequence ATGGTCGAGGTGCAGCGCACCGCCGACGCCGAGCTGGACCGGCTCCGTCCCGTCCTGGACGGCCTCGGCAAGGCGTTCGAGGACGCCGGCCACGAGCTCGCCCTGGTCGGCGGGCCCGTGCGCGACGCCATGCTCGGCCGCGCCCACACCGACCTCGACCTGACCACCTCCGCCCTCCCGGACGAGACCGAGCGGATCCTGGAGCGGTGGGGCGACGTGACGTGGGACGTCGGGCGCGCGTTCGGCACGATCGGCTGCCGCAAGGGGCCGTGGCAGGTGGAGGTGACCACGTACCGCACCGACGCCTACGACGCGGACTCCCGCAAGCCCGACGTCGCCTACGGCGACACCCTCGCCGGCGACCTGGGACGGCGCGACTTCACGGTCAACGCGATGGCGGTGCGGTGGCCCGGGCGGGCGTTCGAGGACCCGTACGGCGGGATCGTCGACCTGGCGGACCGGGTCCTGCGCACCCCGGTCACCCCGGAGCAGTCCTTCTCCGACGACCCGCTGCGGATGATGCGCGCGGCCCGGTTCGCCTCGCAGCTCGGGTTCGACGTGGCCCCCGAGGTGGTCGCGGCGATGACCGCGATGGCCGACCGGATCGAGATCGTCTCGGCCGAGCGGGTCCGTGACGAGCTGGTCAAGACGATCTGCGGCCGGTGGCCCCGGCGCGGGCTGAGCCTGCTGGTCGAGACGGGCCTGGCCGACCGGGTGCTGCCCGAGCTGCCGGCCCTGGCGCGTGAGCGCGACGAGCACCAGCGCCACAAGGACGTCTACGAGCACACGCTGACGGTGCTCGAGCAGTCGATCGAGCTGGAGGAGCGGCTGCCCGGGGGCGGGCCCGACCTGGTCTCGCGGCTGGCGGCGCTGATGCACGACGTCGGCAAGCCGCGCACGCGCAAGTTCCTCGACGACGGGACGGTGACCTTCCACCACCACGACGTCGTCGGCGCCAAGCTCACCCGCAAGCGGATGAAGGCGCTGCGGTTCTCCAACGACGACACCGACGCCGTGACGCAGCTGGTCGAGCTGCACCTGCGCTTCCACGGCTACGGCTCCGGGGAGTGGACCGACTCGGCGGTACGCCGCTACGTCCGCGACGCCGGGGACCAGCTCGAGCGGCTGCACGTGCTGACCCGCGCCGACTGCACGACCCGCAACCAGCGCAAGGCGGCCCGGCTGCGGCGCACCTACGACGACCTCGAGGAGCGGATCGCCCGGCTCTCGGAGGAGGAGGAACTGGCCTCGCTGCGGCCCGACCTCGACGGCAACCAGATCATGGAGGTGCTCGGCATCGGGCCGGGCCGCGAGGTGGGGCTGGCCTACCGGCACCTGCTCGACCTGCGTCTCGAGGAGGGCCCGAAGTCCCCCGAGGAGGCCCGGGCCGCGCTGCAGTCCTGGTGGGCCGACCAGCAGCGCCCCGACGACCAGGCACGGGGGTGA
- a CDS encoding DUF6049 family protein has product MGRQGRRIDTRARSATRRTAAAGVLGGLVTGLVGGVVPGLAGPAAAAARTAAAEPSTPLSVELDDIVPGELPRSGRVEITGSVTNDDDEAWRQVKLYPFIGADPIDDAAELDEAALAPEDLLVGDRVVDEAATDLVQVLAPGESASFSLSVPSRLLLEEAAGGAAEAEPGVYWFGVHALGESTAGRDQFTDGRARTFLPLMPEEVAEPLPVSLVVPLRTPVSYAADGSVADTAGWAQRLGLGGSLRDRVDFGAAAGSAPVSWLVDPAVVEAVTQLAGANPPRSLAPTDEAPDGQGGDGGDGGDEEQDPPEGPPADSDGTDGTSPDDDLDYSGTTVPAPDPADDASAIPSEDPDASEEPGTVPPETGDTSTTEAAERALAWLDRFRDVAGDDEVLALPYGDVDVAAALEHDPRTYLEARRRTSAALRSLVGADDPVPVVAPPTAS; this is encoded by the coding sequence GTGGGCCGCCAGGGACGACGCATCGACACGCGCGCCCGCTCGGCGACCCGTCGTACGGCGGCCGCCGGGGTCCTCGGCGGCCTGGTCACCGGGCTCGTCGGCGGCGTGGTCCCGGGCCTCGCCGGACCTGCTGCCGCCGCCGCCAGGACCGCTGCGGCCGAGCCGTCCACGCCCCTGAGCGTCGAGCTGGACGACATCGTGCCCGGCGAGCTGCCCCGCAGCGGCCGCGTCGAGATCACCGGCTCGGTCACCAACGACGACGACGAGGCGTGGCGCCAGGTCAAGCTCTACCCCTTCATCGGCGCCGACCCCATCGACGACGCCGCCGAGCTCGACGAGGCCGCCCTGGCACCCGAGGACCTGCTGGTCGGCGACCGGGTCGTCGACGAGGCGGCCACGGACCTGGTCCAGGTCCTCGCGCCGGGGGAGAGCGCGTCCTTCTCGCTCTCGGTGCCCAGCCGGCTGCTGCTCGAGGAGGCCGCCGGCGGGGCCGCGGAGGCGGAGCCGGGCGTCTACTGGTTCGGCGTCCACGCCCTGGGCGAGAGCACCGCCGGGCGCGACCAGTTCACCGACGGCCGGGCCCGCACCTTCCTGCCGCTGATGCCCGAGGAGGTCGCCGAGCCGCTCCCGGTCTCGCTGGTGGTCCCTCTGCGCACCCCGGTCTCCTACGCCGCCGACGGCTCGGTCGCCGACACCGCCGGCTGGGCGCAGCGGCTCGGGCTCGGCGGCTCCCTGCGCGACCGCGTCGACTTCGGTGCCGCCGCCGGCAGCGCACCGGTGAGCTGGCTGGTCGACCCGGCCGTGGTCGAGGCCGTCACGCAGCTCGCCGGTGCCAACCCTCCGCGCAGCCTGGCTCCCACCGACGAGGCCCCGGACGGGCAGGGCGGCGACGGCGGCGACGGCGGCGACGAGGAGCAGGACCCGCCGGAGGGACCGCCCGCGGACTCCGACGGCACCGACGGCACCAGCCCGGACGACGACCTCGACTACTCCGGCACGACCGTCCCCGCACCGGACCCCGCCGACGACGCGAGCGCGATCCCCTCGGAGGACCCCGACGCCTCGGAGGAGCCCGGGACGGTGCCCCCGGAGACCGGTGACACCAGCACGACCGAGGCCGCCGAGCGCGCCCTGGCCTGGCTGGACCGCTTCCGCGACGTCGCCGGTGACGACGAGGTGCTCGCGCTGCCCTACGGCGACGTCGACGTGGCCGCCGCCCTCGAGCACGACCCGCGCACCTACCTCGAGGCGCGCCGCAGGACGAGCGCCGCGCTGCGGTCGCTGGTGGGCGCCGACGACCCGGTGCCGGTCGTGGCTCCCCCGACGGCTTCCTGA
- a CDS encoding DUF6049 family protein: MVQGLAPSLATIADRAVVLASDGASSGGPGPTDPLTSLALRQRILAEAALRLVDADEAAAALPETTETTEATALDTSASAGPSSGPGRTDTELTGAPDPVPTVDPEPLVVVMPDDWDPQSGGSFFTALGDAGLDLVPLSASAEQDGVTVPSDDLAEPPETTPAPLDAGAFSAAGALRRNGVTLQNLLTRNSEVASAVAGEALTTLSYDERVDPGNARDRARTSTVWIRERLGAVTIDAPPGITLSGDTGDFSATVVNNLDEPVTVGVEAVVDGGITVRTPEAVEIGPDARTTVLLETSDTSPGVHNVELRVVDVDGRVLPASDSVPIRSSQVSNVIWVIIATGVGLLVVAVVLRAVRRVRGRGGVPADGRP, translated from the coding sequence ATGGTCCAGGGCCTCGCGCCCAGCCTGGCCACGATCGCCGACCGTGCGGTGGTGCTGGCCTCCGACGGCGCGAGCTCGGGGGGCCCCGGTCCCACCGACCCCCTGACCAGCCTGGCGCTGCGGCAGCGGATCCTGGCCGAGGCCGCGCTGCGCCTCGTCGACGCCGACGAGGCCGCCGCGGCGCTCCCGGAGACCACCGAGACCACCGAGGCCACCGCCCTCGACACCTCCGCCTCCGCTGGACCCTCGTCGGGCCCGGGGCGGACCGACACCGAGCTCACGGGCGCCCCGGACCCCGTCCCCACCGTGGACCCCGAGCCCCTGGTGGTGGTCATGCCGGACGACTGGGACCCCCAGAGCGGCGGGAGCTTCTTCACCGCCCTCGGCGACGCCGGTCTCGACCTGGTCCCGCTGTCCGCGTCGGCGGAGCAGGACGGCGTCACGGTGCCGTCCGACGACCTGGCCGAGCCCCCGGAGACCACGCCGGCCCCGCTCGACGCCGGCGCCTTCTCCGCCGCCGGCGCCCTGCGTCGCAACGGGGTGACCCTGCAGAACCTGCTGACCCGGAACTCGGAGGTGGCCTCGGCCGTGGCAGGTGAGGCACTGACCACCCTGTCGTACGACGAACGGGTCGACCCCGGGAACGCCCGGGACCGGGCCCGCACGTCCACGGTCTGGATCCGTGAGCGGCTCGGTGCCGTGACCATCGACGCCCCGCCGGGGATCACGCTGTCCGGCGACACCGGGGACTTCTCGGCCACGGTGGTCAACAACCTCGACGAGCCCGTGACGGTCGGGGTGGAGGCCGTCGTGGACGGGGGGATCACCGTCCGCACCCCCGAGGCCGTCGAGATCGGTCCGGACGCCCGGACGACCGTCCTGCTCGAGACCTCCGACACCAGCCCCGGCGTGCACAACGTCGAGCTGCGCGTGGTCGACGTCGACGGCCGCGTGCTGCCGGCCAGCGACTCGGTCCCGATCCGGTCCTCCCAGGTCAGCAACGTGATCTGGGTGATCATCGCCACCGGCGTCGGGCTGCTCGTCGTGGCCGTCGTGCTCCGGGCCGTACGCCGGGTCCGGGGACGCGGCGGCGTGCCCGCGGACGGCCGCCCGTGA